Proteins from a genomic interval of Cyclopterus lumpus isolate fCycLum1 chromosome 18, fCycLum1.pri, whole genome shotgun sequence:
- the map11 gene encoding microtubule-associated protein 11 isoform X2: MESQCEYSMYFPAAPISSLSDPADYASLPRRNHVYLGEVVQFLLVLRSRNTAGRRDDSAGVLPWKELAGSLSALASACVAESRERRPGGEYQPDIQSTSSGEEESGERESGVEIPESSRTFSQCSLSLIRNSSAAGGRQSGREPVKSALVLEDQVIFSLTVSLDKLPVNTQKAKIIVTMWRQDGEVEVREHGYLTLLQLRSPMHTFRQDLSTLKAQVSTILNVLPPPSVQCQYMAVSGKHLTVLKVLNCSSQDELCIRDVKILPNYNSSYLPMMPDGSVLIVDNVCHQSAEVTVASFYRMDGESSRLPSTLSALEEQNFLFQLQLQDKAEEDSSAGLEVQLVAVLQWYTPTLPLTRYISSCYSLPSIRLARPLLVMTASCPRTVRPLEHFWVKYTLLNNLQDFLAVWLIWNSDAERGGRQDPRAHPAVVCQSPLNNLGQCRKGATLSFTVAFQILRTGLFELSQHMKLKLQFTASVSTHPVEPWSPLSSSSSSSSGPAARELLERHNAGRSQSFSLQQPSRSNHVRTGSMMVRRAATPTVGPAIGRPLPPTPNHALISLGKIAKRECKVLVLGPMQEAHGR; this comes from the exons ATGGAATCACAATGCGAGTACTCAATGTATTTCCCCGCCGCTCCGATATCTAGTCTGTCCGACCCCGCGGACTACGCGTCTCTTCCGCGGCGGAACCACGTCTACCTCGGGGAGGTCGTCCAGTTCCTGCTGGTCCTACGCTCCCGGAACACGGCGGGGAGGAGGGACGACAGCGCCGGCGTTTTGCCCTGGAAGGAGCTGGCTGGCTCTCTGTCCGCTCTGGCAAGCGCGTGCGTCGCCGAGAGCCGCGAGCGGAGACCCGGCGGCGAGTACCAGCCGGACATCCAGAGCACCAGCAGCGGGGAAGAGGAGTCCGGAGAGAGGGAGTCTGGGGTCGAAATACCGGAGAGCAGCCGGACTTTCAGTCAGTGCAGCCTGAGTCTCATTCGCAACAGCTCGGCCGCTGGTGGGCGACAGTCTGGGAGGGAACCGGTGAAG TCTGCTCTGGTGCTGGAGGACCAGGTCATTTTTAGTCTCACCGTCTCTTTGGACAAGCTGCCGGTCAACACACAAAAAGCCAAG ATCATAGTGACCATGTGGAGGCAGGacggggaggtggaggtgagggaaCACGGCTACCTGACTCTTCTGCAGCTCCGGAGTCCGATGCACACCTTCAGGCAGGACCTCAGCACGTTAAAGGCGCAGG TCAGCACCATCCTGAATGTTCTTCCACCTCCCAGTGTCCAATGTCAGTACATGGCTGTCTCTGGGAAACACCTGACTGTCCTTAAAG TGTTAAACTGCAGCTCTCAGGATGAGCTGTGTATCAGAGATGTAAAGATCCTTCCTAACTATAACTCCTCCTACCTCCCCATGATGCCAGACGGCTCAGTTCTCATCGTCGACAATGTCTG CCACCAATCGGCTGAGGTCACCGTGGCATCGTTCTATCGGATGGATGGCGAGTCGTCGCGCTTACCCAGCACGCTCAGCGCCCTGGAGGAGCAGAACTTCCTGTTCCAGCTGCAGCTACAAGACAAAGCGGAGGAGGACTCCAGCGCG gGTTTGGAAGTCCAGTTGGTGGCTGTGTTACAGTGGTACACTCCGACGCTGCCTTTGACAAG ATACATCTCCAGTTGTTACTCGTTGCCCAGTATCCGCTTGGCCCGTCCTCTGCTGGTGATGACCGCTTCCTGTCCCCGCACAGTCCGTCCTCTGGAGCATTTCTGGGTGAAATACACCCTGCTCAACAACTTGCAGGACTTCCTGGCCGTCTGGCTGATCTGGAATTCGGACG CTGAGAGAGGAGGCCGGCAGGATCCCAGGGCCCACCCGGCAGTGGTGTGCCAGTCTCCCCTTAACAACCTGGGACAGTGTAGGAAGGGCGCTACCCTCTCCTTCACCGTGGCCTTCCAGATCCTCAGGACTGGACTCTTTGAG TTGAGCCAGCACATGAAACTGAAGCTCCAGTTCACAGCCTCGGTGTCCACTCACCCCGTGGAGCCTTGGTCACcgttgtcatcatcatcatcatcatcatcgggcCCTGCAGCCAGAGAGTTGCTGGAGAGACACAACGCGGGTCGGTCACAGAGCTTCTCCCTCCAGCAGCCGTCCAGGTCAAACCACGTCAG GACTGGCAGCATGATGGTGCGCCGGGCCGCCACTCCTACCGTAGGACCTGCGATTGGCAGACCGCTGCCACCGACCCCCAACCACGCCCTCATCTCACTGGGAAAAATAGCAAAGAGAGAGTGTAAAGTGTTGGTGCTGGGACCAATGCAAGAAGCTCACGGCAGGTAA
- the map11 gene encoding microtubule-associated protein 11 isoform X3, which yields MESQCEYSMYFPAAPISSLSDPADYASLPRRNHVYLGEVVQFLLVLRSRNTAGRRDDSAGVLPWKELAGSLSALASACVAESRERRPGGEYQPDIQSTSSGEEESGERESGVEIPESSRTFSQCSLSLIRNSSAAGGRQSGREPVKSALVLEDQVIFSLTVSLDKLPVNTQKAKIIVTMWRQDGEVEVREHGYLTLLQLRSPMHTFRQDLSTLKAQVSTILNVLPPPSVQCQYMAVSGKHLTVLKDGSVLIVDNVCHQSAEVTVASFYRMDGESSRLPSTLSALEEQNFLFQLQLQDKAEEDSSAGLEVQLVAVLQWYTPTLPLTRYISSCYSLPSIRLARPLLVMTASCPRTVRPLEHFWVKYTLLNNLQDFLAVWLIWNSDAERGGRQDPRAHPAVVCQSPLNNLGQCRKGATLSFTVAFQILRTGLFELSQHMKLKLQFTASVSTHPVEPWSPLSSSSSSSSGPAARELLERHNAGRSQSFSLQQPSRSNHVRTGSMMVRRAATPTVGPAIGRPLPPTPNHALISLGKIAKRECKVLVLGPMQEAHGR from the exons ATGGAATCACAATGCGAGTACTCAATGTATTTCCCCGCCGCTCCGATATCTAGTCTGTCCGACCCCGCGGACTACGCGTCTCTTCCGCGGCGGAACCACGTCTACCTCGGGGAGGTCGTCCAGTTCCTGCTGGTCCTACGCTCCCGGAACACGGCGGGGAGGAGGGACGACAGCGCCGGCGTTTTGCCCTGGAAGGAGCTGGCTGGCTCTCTGTCCGCTCTGGCAAGCGCGTGCGTCGCCGAGAGCCGCGAGCGGAGACCCGGCGGCGAGTACCAGCCGGACATCCAGAGCACCAGCAGCGGGGAAGAGGAGTCCGGAGAGAGGGAGTCTGGGGTCGAAATACCGGAGAGCAGCCGGACTTTCAGTCAGTGCAGCCTGAGTCTCATTCGCAACAGCTCGGCCGCTGGTGGGCGACAGTCTGGGAGGGAACCGGTGAAG TCTGCTCTGGTGCTGGAGGACCAGGTCATTTTTAGTCTCACCGTCTCTTTGGACAAGCTGCCGGTCAACACACAAAAAGCCAAG ATCATAGTGACCATGTGGAGGCAGGacggggaggtggaggtgagggaaCACGGCTACCTGACTCTTCTGCAGCTCCGGAGTCCGATGCACACCTTCAGGCAGGACCTCAGCACGTTAAAGGCGCAGG TCAGCACCATCCTGAATGTTCTTCCACCTCCCAGTGTCCAATGTCAGTACATGGCTGTCTCTGGGAAACACCTGACTGTCCTTAAAG ACGGCTCAGTTCTCATCGTCGACAATGTCTG CCACCAATCGGCTGAGGTCACCGTGGCATCGTTCTATCGGATGGATGGCGAGTCGTCGCGCTTACCCAGCACGCTCAGCGCCCTGGAGGAGCAGAACTTCCTGTTCCAGCTGCAGCTACAAGACAAAGCGGAGGAGGACTCCAGCGCG gGTTTGGAAGTCCAGTTGGTGGCTGTGTTACAGTGGTACACTCCGACGCTGCCTTTGACAAG ATACATCTCCAGTTGTTACTCGTTGCCCAGTATCCGCTTGGCCCGTCCTCTGCTGGTGATGACCGCTTCCTGTCCCCGCACAGTCCGTCCTCTGGAGCATTTCTGGGTGAAATACACCCTGCTCAACAACTTGCAGGACTTCCTGGCCGTCTGGCTGATCTGGAATTCGGACG CTGAGAGAGGAGGCCGGCAGGATCCCAGGGCCCACCCGGCAGTGGTGTGCCAGTCTCCCCTTAACAACCTGGGACAGTGTAGGAAGGGCGCTACCCTCTCCTTCACCGTGGCCTTCCAGATCCTCAGGACTGGACTCTTTGAG TTGAGCCAGCACATGAAACTGAAGCTCCAGTTCACAGCCTCGGTGTCCACTCACCCCGTGGAGCCTTGGTCACcgttgtcatcatcatcatcatcatcatcgggcCCTGCAGCCAGAGAGTTGCTGGAGAGACACAACGCGGGTCGGTCACAGAGCTTCTCCCTCCAGCAGCCGTCCAGGTCAAACCACGTCAG GACTGGCAGCATGATGGTGCGCCGGGCCGCCACTCCTACCGTAGGACCTGCGATTGGCAGACCGCTGCCACCGACCCCCAACCACGCCCTCATCTCACTGGGAAAAATAGCAAAGAGAGAGTGTAAAGTGTTGGTGCTGGGACCAATGCAAGAAGCTCACGGCAG aTGA
- the map11 gene encoding microtubule-associated protein 11 isoform X1 yields MESQCEYSMYFPAAPISSLSDPADYASLPRRNHVYLGEVVQFLLVLRSRNTAGRRDDSAGVLPWKELAGSLSALASACVAESRERRPGGEYQPDIQSTSSGEEESGERESGVEIPESSRTFSQCSLSLIRNSSAAGGRQSGREPVKSALVLEDQVIFSLTVSLDKLPVNTQKAKIIVTMWRQDGEVEVREHGYLTLLQLRSPMHTFRQDLSTLKAQVSTILNVLPPPSVQCQYMAVSGKHLTVLKVLNCSSQDELCIRDVKILPNYNSSYLPMMPDGSVLIVDNVCHQSAEVTVASFYRMDGESSRLPSTLSALEEQNFLFQLQLQDKAEEDSSAGLEVQLVAVLQWYTPTLPLTRYISSCYSLPSIRLARPLLVMTASCPRTVRPLEHFWVKYTLLNNLQDFLAVWLIWNSDAERGGRQDPRAHPAVVCQSPLNNLGQCRKGATLSFTVAFQILRTGLFELSQHMKLKLQFTASVSTHPVEPWSPLSSSSSSSSGPAARELLERHNAGRSQSFSLQQPSRSNHVRTGSMMVRRAATPTVGPAIGRPLPPTPNHALISLGKIAKRECKVLVLGPMQEAHGR; encoded by the exons ATGGAATCACAATGCGAGTACTCAATGTATTTCCCCGCCGCTCCGATATCTAGTCTGTCCGACCCCGCGGACTACGCGTCTCTTCCGCGGCGGAACCACGTCTACCTCGGGGAGGTCGTCCAGTTCCTGCTGGTCCTACGCTCCCGGAACACGGCGGGGAGGAGGGACGACAGCGCCGGCGTTTTGCCCTGGAAGGAGCTGGCTGGCTCTCTGTCCGCTCTGGCAAGCGCGTGCGTCGCCGAGAGCCGCGAGCGGAGACCCGGCGGCGAGTACCAGCCGGACATCCAGAGCACCAGCAGCGGGGAAGAGGAGTCCGGAGAGAGGGAGTCTGGGGTCGAAATACCGGAGAGCAGCCGGACTTTCAGTCAGTGCAGCCTGAGTCTCATTCGCAACAGCTCGGCCGCTGGTGGGCGACAGTCTGGGAGGGAACCGGTGAAG TCTGCTCTGGTGCTGGAGGACCAGGTCATTTTTAGTCTCACCGTCTCTTTGGACAAGCTGCCGGTCAACACACAAAAAGCCAAG ATCATAGTGACCATGTGGAGGCAGGacggggaggtggaggtgagggaaCACGGCTACCTGACTCTTCTGCAGCTCCGGAGTCCGATGCACACCTTCAGGCAGGACCTCAGCACGTTAAAGGCGCAGG TCAGCACCATCCTGAATGTTCTTCCACCTCCCAGTGTCCAATGTCAGTACATGGCTGTCTCTGGGAAACACCTGACTGTCCTTAAAG TGTTAAACTGCAGCTCTCAGGATGAGCTGTGTATCAGAGATGTAAAGATCCTTCCTAACTATAACTCCTCCTACCTCCCCATGATGCCAGACGGCTCAGTTCTCATCGTCGACAATGTCTG CCACCAATCGGCTGAGGTCACCGTGGCATCGTTCTATCGGATGGATGGCGAGTCGTCGCGCTTACCCAGCACGCTCAGCGCCCTGGAGGAGCAGAACTTCCTGTTCCAGCTGCAGCTACAAGACAAAGCGGAGGAGGACTCCAGCGCG gGTTTGGAAGTCCAGTTGGTGGCTGTGTTACAGTGGTACACTCCGACGCTGCCTTTGACAAG ATACATCTCCAGTTGTTACTCGTTGCCCAGTATCCGCTTGGCCCGTCCTCTGCTGGTGATGACCGCTTCCTGTCCCCGCACAGTCCGTCCTCTGGAGCATTTCTGGGTGAAATACACCCTGCTCAACAACTTGCAGGACTTCCTGGCCGTCTGGCTGATCTGGAATTCGGACG CTGAGAGAGGAGGCCGGCAGGATCCCAGGGCCCACCCGGCAGTGGTGTGCCAGTCTCCCCTTAACAACCTGGGACAGTGTAGGAAGGGCGCTACCCTCTCCTTCACCGTGGCCTTCCAGATCCTCAGGACTGGACTCTTTGAG TTGAGCCAGCACATGAAACTGAAGCTCCAGTTCACAGCCTCGGTGTCCACTCACCCCGTGGAGCCTTGGTCACcgttgtcatcatcatcatcatcatcatcgggcCCTGCAGCCAGAGAGTTGCTGGAGAGACACAACGCGGGTCGGTCACAGAGCTTCTCCCTCCAGCAGCCGTCCAGGTCAAACCACGTCAG GACTGGCAGCATGATGGTGCGCCGGGCCGCCACTCCTACCGTAGGACCTGCGATTGGCAGACCGCTGCCACCGACCCCCAACCACGCCCTCATCTCACTGGGAAAAATAGCAAAGAGAGAGTGTAAAGTGTTGGTGCTGGGACCAATGCAAGAAGCTCACGGCAG aTGA